The Phaseolus vulgaris cultivar G19833 chromosome 5, P. vulgaris v2.0, whole genome shotgun sequence genomic interval TAATAtgatgagaaaaaaattatgtacataaaaggaaaaaaaagatatGAAAGAGAATGTAATTGTAAAAATGTTatagaattttgtttttgataaataataattgaagTCTACCAAATTTGGTCTAGAGTTTTTTTTGCTAAAAAATAACTTGTAAATATGAAtgtactacaagaaaatcatcaaattataaacactaaaataaaaataattagttaatattgtactaaattagagacattttaaagactaaataaattataggtatctaaaatagtttttattattaataaaaatgtggaaagtagttttttaaattggtatctaaccattaaccaatgttttaactattatattttatattttaaattagttttcaaaAGACTAattgataccaatttaaaatctaaaatattagtagttaaaatatcgctaatttaaataccaatttagaaactattttataaattttattaataaaagaaattacttTACATacagataattttttattttttaaaatagtatataatttaattaatatagtgactaattatttttttctttaattttaattttaattactatttaatgaattttttataaaaagtactTTAATCTAATAAGGTATGTGATTATTTTCTTACTAatcatataattagatattagaTCAAGAAATAATatgtatgttttttaaaatcccattgacacttttttttgtcgataaaaaaatgGACATAAACAAAAATGTCCATAAATTTTTGTAAGCATCCCATCACATCACACAATTAAAAGTTGTTCAGAAATAGTTGAAAGTGTCTTATTGATTGATGCCATACAAAACCAAGCACTTGAAATAAAAATAGGAAAAAGGAATTGGAGGAAGCAAACAATCTGTGAACCTACAAGACTCCGTCGCATCCAAGTTCCAACAAACACACAGAAAGTTTCCAACGCAGAATATAAAAAACACACaatatgcaaaataaaaaggAGGGAGGTGAAGGTGAAAGTGCAGGGGCCCCTACAACACTTGTTCAACATTGGATGAGGAAAGTGTCACTGTTTTCCAATGCTTGCGTagttttatactattttttaactttttaactGCAACTTTACGTTAATTTAAACGTCAAAGCTAACGGGCCATCATGGTAATGATTATGGTGCTGGCTAGGGTGGTAGTAGTGAAAGCTTCTTTCATTCTCTTCTGAATTGTAACTGGTTTGGTCTCCATCATCGCCAAGTTGCCATGACACAGGTGAAAGTACCTTAACTAGTTCCTTATACTTCTCACCCTTTCAACTGTCCAAACCAATAATAATGAACTGCacgttttctttcttttttggcTCCTCCATTTGAAACACTAGATTTTTTGTGTGTCGTTTTGTTTCTCGCCGCTTCATGTCTCTGCGTCGTTTTCCCTATACACACAACGTAGTAGTCCGTGTTTCTTACCTCCTACTTCTTGTTTCTGCATATTCAACAATAATGCTTTCAAGGTGTCTCCGCTGTGGCTCAACCCGTTCTTATCTTGCTTTGAAAATGAGGAGGCCGCTATGGATGTGTGAGGGCATAGATCTATTTCAAGGGAGCCCTACAACTAGGGTTTTCACTTGCTATTTCTGCCTGCCACTAAGAGGTGTCTAACGTTGTCGTTGTGGTTTACGTATAgcttttagtttttgtttttgttcttgTAGTGCTAATTGTGTGGTTCTCCTTCCATGTTTTTGTTACCGACAGTGAGGTTTAGATATTGCGCTGTTTGGTGGGGGGAAAAGCATCATATTGGAGCTGTTTTTTGAGAGAAGTATTACTTTTGGTGTCTGGTAAGGGAGGAGGAGCTACCTCTCCacctttttgttttattttattttttattttgctgCAAGGAGTCAAGTTACAGCGAGAATTGAGGAAGGAAACTAGAACAAGGAACTTTATTTGAAACATCATGTACAAGGTGGTAATATTATAGGAAATTATGCAGTTAGATCGTTTTCTTCAGACTTCACTCACAGTCTTGTCTTGCCTTGTgtattgtattattattattagtggtattattatttatgatggCAGTTTGCAGTTTGCAGCTGCAGCCTCTCTCTCTTATTTATCTCTTTCTTTGTGTGTCTGTAGTGCAATGTGTTtcagatattaaaataataataatttctgaAATTATACTAGGGTAGGGGTGTAATAACTTATCTCctacaaatttgtatttttcttcttcataaTTTAACCAATAAGGTGATGTGGAATTTGTGTGCAGGAGAGAGCTATGACGGGGTTTGAGTTTATGCAGTGACTGATCTATTTTGAAAGGCTTTCATTGAACATTGAGAAGAGGTTTCGTCATCGGATAGTTAAACTTGGTAAGTTGGGAAATGAGCAGTTTAAGGCCTGAGTCTCATGTGGCACAGCAAATTCGGCGCGAAAAATTGAGAATCCAAAACAGTTCTCAACCTCTGCACGAATTCCCTAACAATCTTGAACCGTTATCTTTGCAGCCGGGGTTTAATAACTTTGACCTTCTTCATGTTAGGAATGTTAGAAATGCTAACATGCTTGATGAACCAGTTGTTTATTCACTAGAAATGCCAAACTTCTCCACTTCTTTGAATCCTTTGTCTGCTCCAAAGAACGCATTGGAGTATCATCAAGAAATAGGTGCAGCTGAACCGAGCAATAGGCTGATGATGAATCAGTATGGTTCATTTTCCCATTCCATGCCTGCTATTCATTcttcccacaaggaacagtgtgAGATTCGTAATTTGGGAAATTGGAGGAACAGTGCTCCCCAACAAGGATCTGATTGGTTTGTAAATTATGCAAGTAATGCCAATTCTTTTTTGCCTTCTGAGCTCAACAATGTGTCTTCTTACAATGAACTAATGGATGTACAGTGTAGCAATGCATCTGATGAAATCAGTGATAGAGAAATTCAAAAGCAATTAGGTGTACTGCATAATCCCCCTCCTCCTCCTTCTCCACTGTATCAGAATGCTTTTCAAGATATTGTGAAGTCGACTTCTATCAGCGCCCACACCAGGCAAGATATGACTTCCCTAATGCAACAAAACGACCACAGCATCTGGGTGGGTGGTGCTAGTGAAGTTGAGCTTCAACAACCGAGTTATGGAAATCAGTCAAATCCGGTTCGTTTTGGATGGACAAATCGAGCAATAGATAATATCCCGAGTGATTCACTTCCTCAGAGCTTATCCTTGTCACTTTCATCGAATGCACAACCCAAACCTTCTGTTTCTCAACATGAGCAAGGGTCTACGTCCGAGTATCCTCGTTGTTTGAAGTACATGAAATCGTCTATTGTTTCTAGAGATTGTGCGAAATCAGTTCAAGACACGGTGGGAATGCCTTCAAAGAGTACTATTAGTTACCGAAGTGTGGGTCCCCTTGGCCCTTTCACCGGGTATGCTACTATTCTTAAGAGTTCAAGGTTCTTAAGGTCTGTCCAACAGTTGTTAGATGAGATTTTCTGTCTATCTGGTGCAAAGTTTGCGAAATCATATGATGTTTCAGAACGGGTTTCTCCAGAAGTTAGTGCTTCTACTTCTGCAGATACTGTTACTGTCAATGAAACTGGGGTTACTGCAAAAGGTAGTAACTCAGGTTCTTCATCAACTATGTTGTATAATCTCTCAAAGGAAAATAGTGCTGATTTGGGAGTTGGAAGTAGCTTTGATCTTTCTTCGCGGCCAGATTATCAACAGAAGAAGGCAAAACTACTGTACATGCAAGAGGAGGTTCGTTTCACTgtttccattttatattttaatttctgtGGATTTCTTTTTGCACATTAATGTCTGTTTGGAACAACTTACTGCTAATATGGAAAAGGACAAATACTTTTATGCTGCGTCTGCTGCAACCAACAGGCCTTGATTTCTACAATGCTAAGAGAAAATCCGTTTAAACCTCACTTTCCAGGGAGAATATGGGAAAACAAAACGATGACCCTGTTCACGTTTTAACTTGTCAATTGCTTTCTTTGTGCTTTCTTTTGTTACCTATGAAGTTATCATCATAGAGAGTGATTTGTGCTAGTTCAAACATAAATTGCTTAAACGGTATCCTAAGAAGGGTAACGGAGTAATGTGTGTTCAACAAAGGGAAAGGGAATATAAAGGTCTCATCACATAATGACGttatacaaatataatatcatcaGGGTTGTTGGTAATGATTTGAGATGATTAAATCCCTTTTGATTAACCTCCTCATGGTTAAAACAAGACCTTTTTAGTTActttcttcttcatgtgttGTCTCTTCAATCGCTGCTCTTATCTTGTTCCTTTCCTTGGTTGGCATTGCTTGATCTCTCTCATACATTTAAGTTGTAGGTTTCTCCAAACgcttagaaaattaaaaaaggaATAGATGAATATTGGTTGATTGATAATAAGGTCCAATTCTCATGTACATATAAATAGATTTTAAGAAGCATCATGTTATTGTCCTCAAATTACGAATAAGAAACAAACTCTAtattaaacttaatttataataataaaattatagttCTTGCCTTTCAGCCTGCAATTGATGAAAAAAATCATCGAGTTATTCAATAAAAATGACTGTGTGTTGCTTCAAAACGAAAAACTATGAAGtgtttttcttgtttatttAATTATCCCAAGTATCAATATAATCAATTTCTTAATTGGCATCCCCATGAAACTCGCTATGTATGTTAATTTTTAAAGATATCTCTAATCTTGTCAACATCATGATTGTAGCTAGTGATCATAGATTAATTAGATTTACATTTTCTCTTCTATTATATTTACAAAAAATGTCTCATCTTAACTCTAATTTGGTAATCCTTCCATCATGTCTACAAATGAGTAACATTTACGACATGGCCTGGGAATTTTGAGATGCTTTTgtgaattcaatttcatactTAGTTACCAAAAATCCTATTGTGCACCATTTTAAGAACTGAAATCAAAGATTCTGAACTATAAGTTTTGTAGGATGACTGTGGTTTACT includes:
- the LOC137835710 gene encoding BEL1-like homeodomain protein 9, producing the protein MSSLRPESHVAQQIRREKLRIQNSSQPLHEFPNNLEPLSLQPGFNNFDLLHVRNVRNANMLDEPVVYSLEMPNFSTSLNPLSAPKNALEYHQEIGAAEPSNRLMMNQYGSFSHSMPAIHSSHKEQCEIRNLGNWRNSAPQQGSDWFVNYASNANSFLPSELNNVSSYNELMDVQCSNASDEISDREIQKQLGVLHNPPPPPSPLYQNAFQDIVKSTSISAHTRQDMTSLMQQNDHSIWVGGASEVELQQPSYGNQSNPVRFGWTNRAIDNIPSDSLPQSLSLSLSSNAQPKPSVSQHEQGSTSEYPRCLKYMKSSIVSRDCAKSVQDTVGMPSKSTISYRSVGPLGPFTGYATILKSSRFLRSVQQLLDEIFCLSGAKFAKSYDVSERVSPEVSASTSADTVTVNETGVTAKGSNSGSSSTMLYNLSKENSADLGVGSSFDLSSRPDYQQKKAKLLYMQEEVTRQCKQYHLQMQMVISSFESVAGLSSATPYISMALKSVSKHFRCLKNSISDQLKLISEALGEDVSIPSTSTGSKADTTMARIRCSMDQSFLRNKSGKGTTDHLDPQQHVWRPQRGLPERAVAILKAWLFEHFLHPYPTDTDKHRLASQTGLSRNQVSNWFINARVRVWKPMVEEIHMLETKATGTKEKSGRHEGTSSGPEGDTSQPRVDMPLSNIGMNSIPENRFEGMEMESSNADESGLNEEQWSQEKRSKLECQMTSNTMDGTLMGFVPYRRGGLEVGGLGSVSLTLGLRHGVEGVQHPQQLQEEQLRHHLGGHMIHDFVG